From Caulobacter segnis, a single genomic window includes:
- a CDS encoding pyruvate, water dikinase regulatory protein — protein MVKQPLTDDPQESLGQADQERLPPRFATYFHIHLVSDSTGETLNAMARAVCARFTDILPIEHIYALVRSTRQLDRALEEIGGAPGVVMHTIVDPGLRAALEEGCRKLEMPCIAALDPVIMAMSRYLGARISTRVGAQHALTNDYFDRIEALDYAIAHDDGQGGQDLTQADVILVGVSRTSKTPTCIYLAHRGVRAANVPLVPGRPPPQDLFELKNTLIVGLITSPDRLIQIRRNRLLSLKENRESDYVDSDAVRQEIIAARRLFERMNWPVIDITRRSVEETAAAIINLLSGGRGKVEVLG, from the coding sequence GTGGTTAAGCAACCGTTAACGGATGATCCACAGGAGAGTCTGGGCCAGGCGGACCAGGAACGGCTGCCGCCGCGCTTCGCCACCTACTTCCATATCCACCTGGTTTCGGACTCCACGGGCGAGACCTTGAACGCCATGGCGCGCGCGGTGTGCGCCCGTTTCACCGACATCCTGCCGATCGAACACATCTATGCGCTGGTCCGTTCCACGCGGCAGCTGGATCGGGCGCTGGAAGAGATCGGCGGCGCGCCGGGCGTGGTCATGCATACGATCGTCGATCCGGGCCTGCGCGCGGCGCTGGAAGAAGGCTGCCGCAAGCTGGAAATGCCCTGCATCGCCGCCTTGGACCCGGTGATCATGGCCATGTCGCGTTATCTGGGCGCGCGGATTTCGACCCGGGTCGGGGCCCAGCACGCCCTCACCAACGACTATTTCGACCGGATCGAGGCGCTGGACTACGCCATCGCCCACGACGACGGCCAGGGTGGCCAGGACCTGACCCAGGCCGACGTCATCCTGGTCGGCGTGTCGCGGACCTCCAAGACCCCGACCTGCATCTATCTGGCCCACCGGGGCGTGCGCGCCGCCAATGTGCCGCTGGTGCCGGGCCGCCCGCCGCCGCAGGACCTGTTCGAGCTGAAGAACACCCTGATCGTCGGCCTGATCACCTCGCCCGACCGCCTGATCCAGATCCGCCGCAACCGCCTGCTCTCCCTCAAGGAGAACCGCGAGAGCGACTATGTCGACAGCGACGCCGTTCGTCAGGAGATCATCGCCGCCCGGCGTCTGTTCGAGCGGATGAACTGGCCGGTCATCGACATCACCCGCCGCTCGGTCGAGGAGACGGCGGCGGCGATCATCAACCTGCTGTCGGGCGGCCGCGGCAAGGTCGAGGTCCTGGGATGA